One Astyanax mexicanus isolate ESR-SI-001 chromosome 3, AstMex3_surface, whole genome shotgun sequence genomic region harbors:
- the srsf4 gene encoding serine/arginine-rich splicing factor 4 encodes MSRIYIGKLSYRVKEKDVERFFKGYGKILEVDLKNGYGFVEFDDPRDADDAVYDLNGKNLCGERVLVEHTKGPRRDGGNNSGRSNWYGRGGRDRYGPPTRTDYRLIVENLSSRCSWQDLKDYMRQAGEVTYADTNKGRRNEGVIEFRLYSDMKRALEKLDGTEVNGRKIRLIEDRPGARSRRSYSRSLSRSRSRSRNRKSGKSRSRSRSRSASSRRSYSRPAASRSRSRSVSKKNEKRKKREEEERHSEDQPNRDSQGGEDDARSPSRSRSSKSKKGKQESKRTRKESCSRSRSRSVSRSKTENKRDGSKTREPTKSGDEGTADRNLRSRSRSYSRSRSPSTPKARAKSKSSSKSQSHTPAKGSASARSCSRSRSRSRSRSRSHSRSRSRSRSRSRS; translated from the exons ATGTCGAGAATTTACATCGGGAAGCTGAGCTACCGCGTGAAAGAGAAAGATGTCGAGAGGTTTTTCAAGGGATACGGAAAGATTTTAGAAGTGGACCTTAAAAACGG gtaCGGATTTGTAGAATTTGATGATCCCCGTGATGCAGATGATGCCGTGTACGATCTGAACGGGAAAAACCTTTGTGGTGAGAGGGTGCTTGTGGAACACACCAAGGGGCCTCGACGGGATGGAGGCAACAACTCTGGAAGAA GCAACTGGTATGGGCGTGGAGGAAGGGACAGATATGGTCCACCGACACGCACTGACTACAGATTGATTGTAGAAAATCTGTCCAGCCGCTGCAGCTGGCAGGACCTAAAG GACTATATGCGGCAGGCTGGAGAGGTTACATATGCAGACACTAATAAGGGTCGCAGAAATGAGGGAGTGATTGAGTTCAGGCTATATTCGGACATGAAGAGGGCACTGGAGAAACTGGATGGCACTGAAGTGAATGGCAGAAAGATCCGCTTGATTGAGGACCGCCCTGGTGCCAGAAGCAGGCGCTCTTATTCACGCAGCCTCAGCCGTTCCAG GTCTCGCTCTAGGAATAGGAAGTCCGGCAAGAGCCGCAGCCGGAGCCGCAGCCGCAGTGCCAGCAGCCGTCGCTCCTACTCCAG ACCTGCAGCATCTCGGTCCAGGAGCAGATCTGTAAgtaagaaaaatgagaaaaggaaaaagagggaAGAGGAGGAACGCCACAGTGAAGATCAGCCTAACCGAGATTCTCAAGGAGGCGAAGACGATGCCAGGAGTCCCAGCAGGAGCCGCAGCTCCAAGAGCAAAAAGGGAAAACAGGAGAGCAAACGGACCCGCAAAGAGTCCTGCTCTCGATCCAGGTCCCGTTCTGTGTCACGCTCTAAAACCGAAAACAAAAGGGATGGCTCTAAAACTCGTGAACCCACAAAGAGCGGTGATGAGGGAACAGCAGATAGGAACTTGCGTTCCAGATCGCGTTCTTACTCCAGATCCCGTTCTCCCTCTACTCCCAAAGCCCGGGCCAAATCTAAATCCAGCTCAAagtcccaatcacacactccagCTAAAGGCTCTGCTTCAGCTCGGTCATGCTCCCGATCTCGCTCTAGATCCCGCTCACGCTCTAGATCCCATTCCCGCTCACGCTCTAGATCCCGATCACGCTCTCGGTCATAA